One genomic window of Anaerofustis stercorihominis DSM 17244 includes the following:
- a CDS encoding BglG family transcription antiterminator: MKKRSCQILEQLLYRGKNYKIEELAKYYDVSQKTLQNDFSDINTFLKEINIPQLTVLKSGEIKLFDKKFDEYTIEKLNKLGNIQYIMEKKERVNLIIIILLKESKFITMNQLAEKLCVTRITILNDMIEVNLKLNKYNIEVLSKPGKGIIAAYDEYDARCLITHLLFDSYHSNERESNISNVYFIKLIKEIENNYTLESLKNILDEIIIDKKYDFRNRGYYAILFSLFVILNRRSNEITYIEENKRYSNKEYDIAKEIYEILTKKLDIIPNKNDIHYLAGFISNKDILKPLINVDDYVELHTTVATFLYKISEQLDISLYDEYSLFEFLIKHLNAMAMRIKNEELLINPIYEQLKEKYDYVFKAVKENIRLIEDFYKLKIDKNELSYIVMHICAEIERETTKMRKPSILIVCPESMAAGQLIAAQLEKYFDFNIKAIITDSYEISDNLNIDFIISTVVLPRLKYPVLIINTIIDAEDYNRIQTIIFSLIKDYKKLKKSIENKESLTLPGIKHRLYQSINPSLIKITDDITSWEEVLRQGGDLLINAGYASKDFSDDLIKSANLNGPYFVIRKGVGLAHALSKDSNYESAISLTVLKNGVKFNHPYNDPVKLLFSLVIKDSKSYLNIFNDVLKLSTNKDFTHGVINAKSEKEVYDIIVKESLKLN; this comes from the coding sequence ATGAAAAAACGAAGCTGTCAAATATTGGAACAACTATTATACAGAGGTAAAAATTATAAAATCGAAGAATTAGCAAAATATTATGATGTATCTCAAAAAACTCTTCAAAATGATTTTTCGGATATAAATACTTTTTTAAAAGAAATTAATATACCCCAATTAACAGTATTGAAAAGCGGAGAAATAAAATTATTTGATAAAAAATTTGATGAGTATACTATAGAAAAATTAAATAAACTCGGAAATATACAGTACATTATGGAAAAGAAAGAAAGAGTAAATTTAATAATAATTATACTGCTTAAAGAAAGCAAATTTATAACAATGAATCAACTGGCGGAAAAACTATGTGTTACAAGGATAACTATTCTTAACGATATGATAGAAGTAAATTTAAAACTTAACAAATATAATATAGAAGTTCTAAGCAAACCGGGAAAGGGAATAATAGCAGCTTATGATGAATATGATGCCAGATGTTTGATTACACATTTATTATTTGACAGTTACCATTCCAATGAAAGAGAAAGTAATATTTCAAATGTATATTTTATTAAACTAATTAAAGAAATTGAAAATAATTATACTTTGGAAAGTTTAAAAAATATATTGGATGAAATAATTATTGATAAAAAATATGATTTTAGAAATAGAGGTTATTATGCTATTTTATTCAGTTTATTTGTAATTTTAAACAGGAGATCCAACGAAATCACGTACATTGAAGAAAACAAAAGATATTCAAACAAAGAATATGATATCGCAAAGGAGATATATGAAATATTAACAAAAAAATTAGATATCATTCCAAATAAAAACGATATTCATTACCTTGCGGGATTTATATCAAATAAAGATATATTAAAACCTTTGATTAATGTAGATGACTATGTAGAGCTTCATACTACAGTAGCTACATTTTTATATAAAATTTCGGAACAATTGGATATAAGTTTATATGATGAATATTCTCTTTTTGAATTTTTAATAAAACATCTAAATGCAATGGCAATGAGAATAAAAAATGAAGAACTGCTGATTAATCCTATATATGAACAATTAAAAGAAAAATATGATTATGTCTTTAAAGCAGTAAAAGAAAATATAAGACTAATTGAAGATTTCTACAAATTAAAAATCGATAAAAATGAACTTTCATATATTGTAATGCATATATGTGCGGAAATAGAAAGAGAAACAACAAAAATGAGAAAACCTTCAATCTTAATAGTATGCCCAGAAAGCATGGCAGCGGGACAGCTGATTGCCGCACAGCTTGAAAAGTATTTCGACTTTAATATAAAAGCTATTATAACCGATAGTTATGAGATAAGCGATAATTTAAATATAGATTTTATTATTTCTACGGTAGTACTTCCAAGATTAAAATATCCAGTACTAATTATAAATACTATTATAGATGCAGAAGACTATAACAGAATTCAGACAATAATATTTTCTCTGATAAAGGACTACAAAAAATTAAAAAAAAGCATAGAAAATAAAGAAAGTCTTACTTTACCGGGGATTAAACATAGATTGTATCAGTCAATCAATCCCTCTTTGATAAAAATAACGGATGATATTACTTCATGGGAAGAAGTATTAAGGCAAGGTGGTGATTTACTGATAAATGCAGGATATGCTTCAAAAGATTTCAGTGATGATTTGATAAAAAGTGCAAATTTAAACGGACCGTATTTTGTGATCAGAAAGGGTGTCGGACTAGCCCATGCACTTTCAAAAGACAGTAATTATGAAAGTGCAATAAGCCTTACGGTTTTAAAAAACGGAGTAAAGTTTAATCATCCTTATAACGACCCCGTAAAACTATTATTCAGTTTAGTTATCAAAGATTCCAAATCTTATTTAAATATATTTAACGATGTTCTTAAATTAAGTACAAACAAGGATTTTACACATGGAGTAATTAATGCAAAAAGCGAGAAAGAAGTATATGACATAATAGTAAAAGAAAGTTTAAAACTGAATTAA
- a CDS encoding PTS transporter subunit IIC, whose translation MELLTKIVKIIIDSGYIIMLPIMITIIGVIFRMKFGHALKAGLMIGIGLQGINLIAGYMIESLTPAIEFYQKMNSGTGFPLLDVGYEVEFLLDWSVPFAALVVVVAIVLNVLLIRFNITKVMNVDVWNFANFITVGVIAYYISNSFLIGLLVCAIMSVVTLFYAQWMAPKWQEFTGIQGVTCSTYSMSLVYLCGIIVNKVFDMIPRLNKLDLNIEHLREKVGILVDPAVLGFIVGAFLGILTKQSIQDILILGAKLSAALVLLPKIAGLLMEGLNPLGAGIRKYMQNKTGGEKELIIGMDVATGIGEPCGVTVAVLIIPVIILLSFVVPGIKSFPAMLLGGTIYWSVMASMVSNGNVLRALVTNALFLVIAMIACAYFAPQIGIILQSAGVVDTAAGHTCIGLADRLGSIIMLIIGKFMGFGA comes from the coding sequence ATGGAACTTTTAACTAAAATAGTAAAAATAATTATAGATTCCGGCTACATTATTATGCTTCCGATTATGATAACAATAATAGGGGTCATATTTAGAATGAAATTCGGACATGCATTGAAAGCCGGATTAATGATAGGAATAGGTCTTCAAGGTATTAATCTTATTGCGGGATACATGATAGAATCACTGACTCCTGCTATAGAATTTTATCAAAAAATGAATTCAGGCACAGGTTTTCCTCTCTTGGATGTAGGATATGAGGTAGAATTCCTGCTTGACTGGTCGGTACCTTTCGCAGCTTTGGTTGTAGTGGTTGCAATTGTTTTAAATGTATTATTGATTCGTTTTAATATTACTAAAGTAATGAATGTAGATGTTTGGAACTTTGCAAACTTTATTACGGTAGGAGTTATTGCTTACTATATATCAAACAGTTTCCTTATAGGCTTGTTGGTTTGTGCGATTATGAGTGTTGTTACGCTGTTTTACGCACAGTGGATGGCTCCCAAATGGCAGGAGTTTACCGGGATTCAAGGGGTAACATGCAGTACATATTCAATGTCCTTAGTTTACCTGTGCGGAATAATTGTAAATAAAGTATTTGATATGATACCCAGACTAAATAAGCTGGACTTAAATATAGAACACTTAAGAGAAAAAGTAGGAATATTGGTCGATCCCGCAGTTCTCGGTTTCATCGTAGGAGCATTTTTGGGAATACTTACAAAACAGTCAATTCAAGATATTTTGATCCTGGGAGCCAAGCTTTCCGCGGCATTGGTACTTCTTCCTAAAATAGCAGGATTATTGATGGAGGGTTTAAATCCTCTCGGTGCCGGGATAAGAAAATATATGCAAAATAAAACCGGCGGAGAAAAAGAACTTATAATAGGTATGGATGTTGCAACCGGTATCGGAGAACCATGCGGAGTTACAGTTGCAGTACTAATAATCCCCGTAATAATATTATTAAGTTTTGTAGTACCGGGAATAAAGAGTTTTCCTGCAATGCTTCTGGGCGGAACGATTTACTGGTCTGTAATGGCTTCGATGGTTTCAAACGGAAACGTACTTAGAGCATTAGTCACAAACGCACTGTTTTTGGTAATAGCAATGATTGCATGTGCATACTTTGCTCCGCAGATAGGAATTATATTACAAAGTGCGGGCGTTGTCGACACTGCCGCAGGTCATACTTGTATAGGTCTTGCCGATAGGCTCGGAAGTATAATTATGCTCATAATAGGAAAATTTATGGGCTTTGGAGCGTAA
- a CDS encoding PTS sugar transporter subunit IIA → MDIMVIDGNVKTWEEAISLSADALYEHKYVKESFKEACIKREIEFPTGLPCKFPVAIPHTDAEHVNKDCLCFLRLNQNVKFTRIDDKLKSVNCKMIINMALSKNESQVEMLSKLIKLIKDNNLMENCYSLSASKAEKELRKIIK, encoded by the coding sequence ATGGATATTATGGTTATTGACGGTAACGTAAAAACTTGGGAAGAAGCCATATCACTGTCTGCCGATGCTTTATATGAACATAAATATGTAAAAGAAAGCTTTAAAGAAGCATGTATAAAAAGGGAGATCGAATTTCCGACCGGATTGCCCTGTAAATTCCCTGTGGCAATTCCCCATACAGACGCAGAACATGTCAATAAAGATTGCCTTTGCTTTTTGAGATTAAATCAAAATGTAAAATTTACCAGGATTGACGATAAACTAAAATCTGTAAACTGTAAAATGATAATAAATATGGCTTTAAGTAAAAATGAGAGCCAGGTCGAAATGTTAAGTAAATTAATAAAACTGATTAAAGATAATAATTTAATGGAAAATTGTTATTCTTTATCAGCAAGTAAAGCAGAAAAAGAATTAAGAAAAATTATAAAATAA
- a CDS encoding class II aldolase/adducin family protein, with protein sequence MLLQKERQQVREYCIKMFERGLTIGTSGNISVFNRNEELYAISPSDMDYYEVKDEDVVIMDINGNVVDGKQRPSSEFRTHQIFYQNREDVNSVIHNHAKAATAVSCLYKDVPPIHEMIIVNGGDEIITSPFTKSGGQELADVVFKTMGERNGILVGSHGMVTVGADVGEALFIAEEMEFVCDIYLKTAPIGGAKILTHEDVVYYK encoded by the coding sequence ATGTTATTACAAAAAGAAAGACAACAAGTAAGAGAATATTGTATAAAAATGTTTGAAAGAGGATTGACAATAGGAACAAGCGGAAACATAAGTGTATTTAACAGAAACGAAGAATTGTATGCAATAAGTCCTTCCGATATGGATTATTATGAAGTAAAAGATGAAGATGTGGTAATAATGGATATAAACGGGAATGTGGTCGACGGAAAACAACGTCCTTCCTCTGAATTCAGGACACATCAAATATTTTATCAAAACAGAGAAGACGTAAATTCCGTTATACATAATCACGCAAAAGCCGCAACCGCAGTATCCTGTTTATATAAAGATGTTCCGCCTATACATGAAATGATAATCGTTAACGGCGGAGATGAAATTATTACTTCACCATTCACGAAATCAGGAGGACAGGAACTTGCCGATGTAGTTTTCAAAACCATGGGAGAACGAAACGGAATATTGGTCGGAAGTCATGGTATGGTCACTGTAGGAGCAGATGTTGGAGAGGCTTTATTTATAGCTGAAGAAATGGAATTTGTATGCGATATTTATTTAAAAACGGCACCTATTGGAGGGGCAAAAATTTTAACACATGAAGATGTAGTTTATTATAAATAG
- a CDS encoding VOC family protein, with product MNEFGYISIQTKNVDKTADFYIDNFGFEKVKRYEIEENQEKTILQFIKLENTLFEIFSISNSEEGENGPFAMIGIYVDDIEKKIKELKEKNVEIIDETPWKGSEEGQLIAGIRGINKEQIMLVQGKFPL from the coding sequence ATGAACGAATTCGGTTATATAAGCATTCAAACAAAAAACGTAGATAAAACAGCTGATTTTTATATAGATAATTTCGGATTTGAAAAAGTTAAGAGATATGAAATAGAAGAAAACCAAGAAAAAACCATACTTCAATTTATAAAACTCGAAAATACATTATTTGAAATATTTTCAATATCAAATTCTGAAGAGGGAGAAAACGGTCCCTTTGCAATGATAGGCATATACGTCGACGACATAGAAAAAAAGATTAAAGAATTAAAAGAAAAAAATGTGGAAATAATTGATGAAACCCCTTGGAAAGGAAGTGAAGAGGGACAGCTGATAGCAGGTATCAGGGGAATCAACAAAGAACAAATTATGCTTGTACAAGGGAAGTTCCCGCTATAG
- a CDS encoding DeoR/GlpR family DNA-binding transcription regulator, protein MYKNKRQYAILEYIYEKKEATVNELSEKFNVSKVTVRKDLIELEEKGKIKKNHGGAIPSENIFLNETPYYKKNMTAINEKRKIGALAAKLIQDKQIVIIDNGSTTNEIASYLNDKEIVVVTNDVRIANKLATYPSMSVVICGGYIKTPGYAIFGPMAEDLFKHTLADICFLSVDSLNINEGLSYNFLDSVAVKKQMIKNANKVIVLCDSSKIGKKSFAKLCDVDKIDIIITDKMEPDLKKRFEEKGVRVLIAK, encoded by the coding sequence ATGTATAAGAATAAAAGACAATACGCAATATTAGAATACATATACGAAAAGAAAGAAGCAACAGTAAATGAACTTTCAGAGAAATTTAATGTTTCTAAAGTAACTGTTCGAAAAGATTTGATCGAATTAGAAGAAAAAGGAAAGATAAAGAAAAATCACGGAGGAGCAATCCCCTCAGAAAATATATTTTTAAATGAAACACCTTACTATAAAAAGAATATGACCGCAATAAACGAAAAAAGAAAAATCGGAGCTCTTGCTGCAAAGTTGATACAAGACAAGCAAATAGTAATAATAGACAACGGTTCAACGACAAACGAGATAGCTTCATACTTGAATGATAAAGAAATCGTAGTAGTTACAAATGACGTAAGAATAGCGAATAAGCTTGCCACATATCCGAGTATGAGCGTTGTAATATGCGGAGGATATATAAAAACCCCGGGATATGCAATTTTCGGACCTATGGCAGAAGACCTTTTTAAACATACTTTAGCTGATATTTGTTTTTTATCAGTAGACAGTTTAAATATTAACGAGGGTTTATCTTATAACTTTTTAGACTCTGTAGCCGTAAAAAAACAAATGATAAAAAATGCAAATAAAGTAATTGTTCTATGTGACAGTTCCAAAATAGGAAAGAAATCTTTCGCAAAACTCTGCGATGTAGATAAAATAGATATAATCATAACAGATAAAATGGAACCTGATTTAAAGAAACGATTTGAAGAAAAAGGAGTCAGAGTTTTGATAGCCAAATAA
- a CDS encoding PTS galactitol transporter subunit IIC, whose translation MDTLLTIVKYITDSLGAMVIMPLFLIVLGLAFRMKPLKAFRSGLLVGIGFQGINLIIGLLGNAVSPAATALAEKVGLNFNIIDVGFPTVGAAAWATPIAALVIPIAILINVIMITLKLTKTLNIDIWNMFHFILAGGIAYLISGSIAVGLVVSAIFSIITLLLADWDSKTWQEYFGLEGTSCSTLATMTSAICSCIVNKIIDLIPGIRDFDINPAKINKLKGIGDPMFLGFFIGIVLSLLGGLPLDKVLNTGVGIAAAMVLLPRMVSLLMEGLAPISRAASDFTKKKLKGRTLLIGMDCALGIGDPTVIAASTIMIPFAVLLAVLLPGNGFLPIVSLTGLTYFCVPAAAYSKGNLFRTIVTMLIFYTLHIYVINAICPLVTGLATWAGVDLPAGASLIAGGNPEHAFLLLIKPILSIFGLAG comes from the coding sequence ATGGATACATTATTAACTATAGTAAAATATATTACAGATTCATTGGGAGCCATGGTAATCATGCCGCTATTCCTAATAGTACTGGGACTGGCGTTTAGAATGAAACCGCTAAAAGCATTTAGATCAGGTTTACTTGTAGGTATAGGGTTTCAGGGTATTAACTTGATTATAGGACTTTTAGGCAATGCAGTATCACCTGCAGCAACAGCATTGGCAGAAAAAGTAGGTCTTAACTTTAATATAATCGATGTAGGATTTCCTACCGTCGGAGCAGCCGCATGGGCAACACCTATTGCAGCTTTAGTTATTCCTATAGCTATTTTGATAAATGTAATAATGATTACATTAAAATTGACAAAAACACTTAATATAGACATTTGGAATATGTTTCATTTTATATTGGCAGGAGGGATAGCATACTTGATTTCCGGAAGTATAGCTGTTGGATTGGTAGTTTCAGCTATATTCTCTATTATCACACTGCTTCTTGCCGATTGGGACTCCAAAACATGGCAGGAATATTTCGGACTTGAAGGTACGAGCTGTAGTACGCTTGCTACAATGACCAGTGCAATATGTTCATGTATAGTAAATAAAATAATTGATCTTATTCCGGGTATCAGAGATTTTGATATAAATCCGGCAAAAATAAACAAATTAAAAGGAATAGGAGATCCTATGTTCTTAGGATTCTTTATAGGTATCGTATTAAGCTTACTAGGCGGACTTCCTTTGGATAAGGTCCTTAATACAGGCGTAGGTATTGCTGCAGCAATGGTTCTTCTTCCAAGAATGGTTTCACTATTAATGGAAGGTTTAGCTCCTATCTCAAGAGCTGCTTCTGATTTTACAAAGAAAAAACTCAAAGGAAGAACATTACTAATAGGTATGGACTGTGCTTTAGGTATAGGGGATCCTACAGTTATAGCAGCATCAACAATAATGATACCTTTCGCAGTACTTCTTGCAGTTTTACTTCCGGGCAATGGATTTTTACCTATAGTATCCCTAACGGGTTTAACATACTTCTGTGTTCCTGCGGCGGCATACTCTAAAGGGAACCTATTCAGGACCATTGTTACAATGCTTATATTCTACACTCTACATATATATGTTATCAATGCGATATGTCCTCTTGTTACGGGACTTGCAACATGGGCGGGAGTAGATTTACCTGCAGGCGCATCACTTATTGCAGGCGGTAATCCTGAACACGCATTCTTGTTATTAATAAAACCGATATTATCAATATTCGGACTAGCCGGCTAA
- a CDS encoding amidohydrolase family protein has protein sequence MVYDIIIENGTLIDPLYNIHQKGNIYIINDKIVSPPKDNEKIEYKQKIDASGHYVIPGLVENHTHIYNGGGDPNLNADVIMLPSGVTSAIDQGSSGWSNFNLFFKSIIMSSMMNIKCYLNVSNSGLITEDYFENIDPKYFNKEMLKFYTKKYKDTIIGLKIRLCRDSIKDMGLKPLEKTIELAEELNLPVSVHIKDLDEIKEAANMLRKGDIWVHMYQQTGPTILDNQGKVINEVLKAKERGVLFDVASGRGSFSFDTINKAFKCGLKPDLLGTDLVAYNVYQRPIFSIPYTMSIYLNLGMSIDELLKICIKNPAEQMNLSGKIDTLKENTTADICIMEIKEKDITFNDKYGGRLNGSRLIVPKMTIKDGKVVYRNIEF, from the coding sequence ATGGTATATGATATTATCATTGAAAACGGAACATTAATCGATCCGTTATATAATATACATCAAAAAGGAAACATTTATATCATTAATGATAAAATAGTATCTCCACCGAAAGATAACGAAAAAATAGAGTATAAACAAAAGATAGATGCATCCGGACATTATGTAATTCCCGGACTTGTAGAAAATCATACACACATATATAACGGAGGCGGAGATCCGAATTTAAATGCAGATGTAATAATGCTCCCCAGCGGAGTAACTTCCGCTATAGATCAAGGTTCTTCGGGGTGGTCTAACTTTAATTTATTCTTTAAAAGCATCATTATGAGCTCTATGATGAACATAAAATGCTATTTAAACGTCTCTAATTCAGGGCTTATTACAGAAGATTACTTTGAAAACATAGACCCAAAATATTTCAATAAAGAAATGCTTAAATTTTATACAAAGAAATATAAAGATACTATCATCGGACTTAAAATCAGATTATGCAGAGACTCAATAAAAGACATGGGTTTAAAACCTCTTGAAAAAACAATAGAACTTGCAGAAGAATTAAATCTTCCGGTTTCAGTACATATAAAAGATTTAGATGAAATAAAAGAAGCCGCTAATATGCTGAGAAAAGGTGATATTTGGGTCCACATGTATCAACAAACTGGACCTACCATATTGGATAATCAAGGTAAAGTAATAAACGAAGTTCTAAAGGCTAAAGAAAGAGGCGTTTTATTCGACGTAGCAAGCGGAAGGGGAAGCTTCTCCTTTGACACCATAAATAAAGCATTTAAATGTGGTTTAAAACCCGATTTACTCGGTACGGATTTAGTTGCTTATAATGTATATCAAAGACCTATATTTTCCATACCTTATACCATGTCTATATATTTAAATCTTGGTATGAGTATAGATGAACTACTAAAAATATGTATAAAAAATCCGGCTGAACAAATGAATCTAAGCGGAAAAATCGATACTTTAAAAGAAAATACAACCGCAGATATATGTATTATGGAAATCAAAGAAAAAGATATAACATTCAATGATAAATATGGCGGCCGTTTAAATGGAAGCAGACTTATCGTTCCAAAGATGACAATAAAAGACGGAAAGGTAGTTTACAGAAATATAGAATTTTGA
- a CDS encoding HD domain-containing protein encodes MKQELLINEMINYNKNDPKRIQHFIKVHSFAKTIGVLEHLDKETLFTLETAAITHDIGIKLSEEKYGKCTGKMQEQEGPPEARELLTKLDYESKIIERVCYLIGHHHTYTDINGLDYQILVEADFLVNIYEDNLKEESIKNIKNKIFKTKSGIDILCNIYL; translated from the coding sequence ATGAAACAAGAATTATTGATAAATGAAATGATTAACTACAACAAAAACGATCCAAAAAGAATTCAGCATTTTATTAAAGTACACTCTTTTGCAAAAACTATCGGAGTACTTGAACATTTGGATAAAGAAACTTTATTTACATTGGAAACTGCGGCCATTACACACGATATAGGAATAAAATTAAGTGAAGAAAAGTACGGAAAATGCACAGGAAAAATGCAGGAACAGGAAGGACCGCCCGAAGCCAGAGAACTTCTTACGAAACTTGATTATGAAAGCAAAATCATTGAAAGAGTCTGTTATCTTATAGGACATCATCATACATATACTGATATAAATGGATTAGATTATCAAATTTTGGTCGAAGCAGACTTCCTTGTAAATATTTATGAAGATAACTTAAAAGAAGAAAGCATAAAAAATATTAAAAATAAAATTTTTAAAACAAAATCAGGAATAGATATATTATGTAATATATATCTTTAA
- a CDS encoding DUF2461 domain-containing protein has protein sequence MVDTKKILNFIKELKENNNKEWYHAHKEERLEAKSEFEKLIQELIIEIGKFDQSILCNDPKDLTFKMVRDTRFSKDKSPYNPVFRAHISSKGKLPIPVGYYIYIGCDNTAFLGGGLFADMFKEATNMVRAYIDKNGKELTEITNDPDFKNNFKMCGVKLKNVPAGYDKEHPYGEFLKHKSWFIEYPISDHDFIDSKAFIKNAAEKFKLMKPFNDYLNKALVDFEMPKR, from the coding sequence ATGGTAGACACAAAGAAAATTTTGAATTTTATAAAGGAACTTAAAGAAAATAATAATAAAGAATGGTATCATGCACACAAAGAAGAGAGACTTGAAGCCAAGAGTGAATTTGAAAAATTAATACAGGAATTAATAATTGAAATAGGTAAATTCGATCAGAGTATTTTATGTAACGATCCAAAGGATTTAACATTTAAAATGGTTAGGGATACGAGATTCAGCAAAGATAAATCTCCTTATAATCCCGTATTCAGAGCTCATATATCTTCTAAAGGTAAGCTTCCTATTCCTGTGGGATATTATATTTATATCGGCTGTGACAATACTGCATTTTTAGGCGGAGGATTATTCGCCGATATGTTTAAAGAAGCTACAAATATGGTAAGAGCATATATAGATAAAAACGGAAAAGAATTAACTGAAATAACAAATGACCCTGATTTTAAAAATAATTTTAAAATGTGCGGAGTAAAACTTAAAAATGTTCCAGCCGGATATGATAAGGAACATCCTTACGGAGAATTCCTTAAACATAAAAGCTGGTTCATAGAATATCCTATAAGTGACCATGACTTCATAGACAGTAAAGCGTTTATAAAAAATGCAGCAGAAAAATTTAAACTGATGAAGCCTTTTAATGACTATTTGAATAAAGCATTGGTAGATTTTGAAATGCCAAAAAGATAA
- a CDS encoding RNA polymerase sigma factor: MENKEINELIDSAIEGNSKDLELILSEVNDFVFNLSLRMLGTIHDAEDATQDILIKVMLNLASFKKLSSFKTWVYRIAVNYLLDYKKSMFYKYPLSFEYYADDIKAGYVDDEIIFEGDKNELSKELKLSCTNVMLQCLDAKSRCVFIIGTMFGVDSKIAGEILDMTPENYRQILHRSRKKMSKFLSEYCGLSKTGCCNCERRVGYAVKQHRLNPKDLEYSRLETLSEDILEDYMKSMEVFDEKISVFEDLPKYNSNIDVKSFITDLVTSKHMKKIKEY, from the coding sequence ATGGAAAATAAAGAAATCAACGAGCTGATTGATTCTGCTATAGAGGGCAACAGCAAGGATTTGGAACTTATTTTATCGGAGGTAAACGATTTTGTATTCAATCTTTCTCTAAGAATGTTGGGAACGATACATGATGCGGAAGACGCTACTCAGGATATACTTATAAAAGTCATGTTAAACCTGGCTTCATTTAAAAAACTATCTTCATTTAAAACATGGGTTTACAGGATTGCTGTTAATTATCTATTAGATTATAAGAAATCCATGTTTTATAAATATCCTTTAAGTTTTGAATACTATGCAGATGATATCAAAGCGGGATATGTGGATGACGAGATTATTTTTGAGGGAGATAAAAATGAGCTTTCAAAAGAGCTTAAATTATCATGTACAAATGTAATGCTTCAATGCTTGGATGCTAAAAGCAGATGTGTTTTTATTATCGGGACTATGTTTGGTGTTGACAGTAAAATAGCGGGAGAAATCCTTGATATGACACCTGAAAATTATAGGCAAATACTTCATCGCTCAAGAAAGAAAATGTCCAAGTTTTTAAGTGAATACTGCGGTCTAAGCAAAACAGGATGCTGTAATTGCGAAAGAAGAGTTGGGTATGCGGTGAAACAGCATAGGTTAAATCCAAAGGATTTGGAGTATTCAAGACTTGAAACGTTAAGTGAAGATATTTTGGAAGATTATATGAAATCAATGGAAGTTTTTGACGAAAAGATTTCGGTTTTTGAAGATTTACCAAAATATAATTCAAATATTGATGTTAAATCTTTTATTACGGATTTGGTCACTTCAAAACACATGAAAAAGATTAAAGAATACTAG